Proteins encoded within one genomic window of Alteribacter populi:
- the cydC gene encoding thiol reductant ABC exporter subunit CydC gives MKDFAIVTRLMIIEKKHVLYSIVFGFLAGIAAVSLFATSGYLVSKAALVPPLYTLTFAIAFIKFISFLRAGSRYAERYFSHKATFTILSNIRVYFYEKLEPLAPSIFQKYRSGDLLSRIVGDVETLQNYFLRVFYPPIVMLIVFLSTIFFTAFFSVYVALALVCGLLLTGFIVPALFAMRQRHVDRHVREQRGILSTDVTEFLYGFRDLKIHQQLDRQKQQLTDSSDHYLREQEREGIHALFGESVNNMISLIIAWIVLGMGAYFVVDGQLNGVFLAMLVMISLTVFETSNPMAVFPSHFENSKRASNRLFSVVDQENDVVRGEKASANVHLDTSRAPVIEMENVSFSFPDEEREALHDVTLRLATGSKTAIVGPSGSGKSTLLLLLSKVFLPNKGTLRFNHTSIEQVSQENVWEASNVVLQENHFFYGTIRDNLLIAGDELTDGEMQKALGKVTLDTFSLDDLVYEKGENLSGGEKQRLAIARAMLKAAPLWLLDEPTSSVDALTEQQLYEHLYEKAEENKDTLVLVSHRLKELEKMDQIIVMEKGRIIESGTFEELMMMEGYFYEMKKIETNLL, from the coding sequence ATGAAAGACTTTGCTATTGTGACACGACTTATGATCATCGAAAAAAAGCATGTGCTGTATTCGATCGTTTTTGGCTTTCTTGCCGGGATTGCCGCTGTAAGTCTCTTTGCTACAAGTGGTTATTTAGTTTCAAAAGCAGCGTTGGTGCCTCCTCTTTATACGTTGACGTTTGCCATTGCTTTCATAAAATTTATTAGCTTCTTAAGGGCAGGCAGTCGTTATGCTGAGCGGTATTTTTCACATAAAGCAACGTTTACAATATTAAGTAACATCCGCGTTTATTTTTATGAAAAACTGGAGCCATTAGCACCGAGTATTTTTCAAAAATATCGGAGCGGTGACCTCCTTTCTAGAATCGTGGGCGATGTAGAGACGTTACAAAATTATTTCCTTCGCGTGTTTTATCCGCCGATTGTTATGCTTATCGTCTTTTTAAGCACGATTTTCTTTACAGCCTTTTTCTCAGTCTATGTCGCCTTAGCTTTAGTTTGCGGCCTTCTATTAACAGGATTTATTGTCCCTGCTCTTTTTGCAATGCGGCAAAGACATGTCGATCGGCATGTAAGAGAACAGCGAGGCATCTTATCAACAGACGTAACAGAATTTTTATACGGATTTCGTGATTTGAAAATTCACCAACAACTGGATCGGCAAAAACAACAGCTTACCGATTCTTCCGACCATTATTTACGTGAACAAGAAAGAGAAGGAATTCATGCGTTATTCGGCGAGTCTGTGAACAATATGATTTCTCTCATTATCGCCTGGATTGTTCTTGGAATGGGGGCTTACTTTGTTGTTGATGGCCAATTAAATGGCGTATTTCTTGCCATGCTCGTGATGATTTCACTCACTGTGTTCGAAACATCGAATCCGATGGCGGTGTTCCCGAGTCACTTTGAGAATAGTAAACGCGCATCGAACCGCCTTTTTTCAGTTGTTGATCAAGAAAACGATGTTGTGAGAGGAGAAAAGGCATCAGCCAACGTCCATTTGGATACAAGCCGGGCCCCCGTAATCGAAATGGAGAATGTTTCTTTCTCCTTCCCTGATGAAGAGCGTGAAGCGTTACATGACGTGACCCTTCGTCTTGCTACTGGCTCTAAAACGGCGATCGTAGGCCCTAGTGGTTCTGGGAAATCGACGCTCCTGCTCCTTTTATCGAAGGTTTTTCTTCCAAATAAAGGAACCCTTCGTTTTAATCACACGTCAATAGAGCAGGTGAGTCAAGAAAATGTTTGGGAGGCATCGAATGTCGTTTTACAAGAGAATCATTTCTTTTATGGCACGATTCGCGACAATTTGTTAATAGCAGGTGATGAGTTAACAGATGGAGAAATGCAAAAAGCGCTAGGAAAAGTAACGCTCGACACTTTTTCATTAGATGATTTAGTATATGAAAAAGGGGAGAATCTCTCTGGTGGAGAAAAGCAGCGACTAGCTATTGCAAGAGCGATGTTAAAGGCAGCGCCTCTTTGGCTTCTAGATGAGCCCACTTCCTCAGTCGATGCATTAACTGAGCAGCAGCTTTACGAACATTTATACGAGAAAGCTGAGGAGAATAAAGATACCCTTGTTCTCGTTAGCCACCGATTAAAAGAACTCGAGAAGATGGACCAAATTATCGTAATGGAAAAGGGTAGAATTATTGAATCAGGTACGTTTGAAGAGCTCATGATGATGGAAGGCTACTTCTATGAAATGAAGAAAATTGAAACGAACCTCCTTTAG
- a CDS encoding KamA family radical SAM protein: MAQPKYIMNLDKIDQIPEEEKEKLKQITDKFVFRVNDYYLNLIDWNDPNDPIRKLVIPNEGELEEYGRWDSSDEDTNYVVPGCQHKYTTTALLIVSEVCGAYCRYCFRKRLFRNDIKEAMADVQPGIEYIKNHPEINNVLLTGGDSLILASKKLRKIIEQLREIDHVKIIRLGSKMPVFNPMRIYEDEELLKLIREYSTAEKRIYVMAHINHPKEITEEAKRGFEALHDAGAIVVNQTPVLKGINHDPEVLAELLDKLSWAGVTPYYFFINRPVAGNNDFVLSLKEAYQAVEKAKAITSGLGKRVRLSMSHTSGKIEILAIEDGKAYLKYHQSRDGDYGKFVVLDCPEDASWFDDLPGNEQYWEPPSKKLETFESANEKIRLKEEEQSVKY, encoded by the coding sequence ATGGCTCAACCAAAGTACATTATGAATCTCGACAAAATTGACCAGATTCCAGAAGAGGAAAAGGAGAAGCTGAAGCAAATTACCGATAAATTTGTATTCAGAGTAAATGATTATTACCTAAACCTCATTGACTGGAATGACCCGAACGATCCCATTCGCAAGCTCGTGATACCAAATGAAGGGGAATTAGAAGAATATGGACGGTGGGACTCTTCTGATGAGGATACGAACTACGTTGTCCCAGGCTGTCAGCATAAGTACACAACAACAGCATTACTTATCGTTTCTGAAGTTTGCGGCGCCTATTGTCGCTACTGCTTCCGTAAACGTTTATTCCGAAATGATATTAAAGAAGCAATGGCGGATGTACAACCAGGAATCGAATACATAAAAAATCATCCGGAGATTAATAACGTCTTATTAACTGGTGGTGATTCGTTAATTTTAGCTTCTAAAAAACTGCGAAAAATTATCGAACAACTACGTGAAATTGACCATGTAAAAATCATTCGATTAGGCTCAAAAATGCCTGTCTTTAATCCGATGCGTATTTACGAAGACGAAGAGCTTTTAAAATTAATTCGTGAATATTCCACTGCGGAAAAACGCATTTACGTTATGGCTCACATTAATCATCCGAAAGAGATTACCGAAGAAGCCAAACGAGGCTTTGAAGCTCTTCATGATGCAGGCGCGATTGTCGTCAACCAGACCCCTGTTCTAAAAGGGATCAACCATGATCCTGAAGTCCTTGCTGAGCTTTTAGACAAATTATCTTGGGCTGGGGTAACCCCTTACTATTTCTTTATCAACCGTCCGGTAGCCGGAAACAATGATTTCGTTTTATCATTGAAAGAAGCCTACCAGGCAGTCGAAAAAGCGAAAGCGATTACATCTGGCTTAGGAAAACGAGTAAGGCTATCCATGAGCCACACGTCCGGTAAGATCGAAATCCTTGCCATTGAAGACGGAAAAGCCTATTTAAAATATCATCAATCACGTGATGGCGATTATGGGAAGTTTGTCGTACTCGACTGCCCTGAGGATGCCTCCTGGTTCGATGACTTACCAGGCAACGAACAATATTGGGAGCCACCATCCAAAAAGCTCGAGACATTTGAATCTGCCAATGAAAAGATCCGTCTAAAAGAAGAAGAACAGTCTGTTAAATACTAA